A part of Periplaneta americana isolate PAMFEO1 chromosome 17, P.americana_PAMFEO1_priV1, whole genome shotgun sequence genomic DNA contains:
- the LOC138692909 gene encoding zinc finger protein ZFP2-like isoform X1: MDAIKTEPEIDPLAVQPRNDAIKEEENPSTDEGNLLDLHVTRIKEECMEESYNHNPEIKSEEIILSNNFPVVKCEAEEELCDLDTVKDELDLKVAGEENEILSDSVADNVEKPESSGCDGIPRDELKVTQNGSCGLVGDIGHDSVKCNVCNKVHVTPQSLKGNVRIHTFKKSLKCDVCGKGFSVLAQLSKHSRIHTGEGPYKCNVCGKCFSQSGNLKRHTLVHTGERPFKCEICGMCFTQSGNLKQHRRIHTGERPFKCDVCGKCFSQAGILRKHIHSHTREKPFKCDICGTCFSQLGNLKKHISLHTGKRLFKCQVCEKFLSSQGNLKAHVRLHTGERQFQCDVCRKCFARSSDVKEHKRVHTGVRPFVCHVCGKSFTHSSTLKNHERVHTGERPLKCEICEKFFSRSGTLKEHARIHTGKREIKCEVCGKNFTEASSLIRHSRVHTGERPYKCNICGKCFSVSGHLKSHEFLHTGERPFKCDICGKCFALKDRLREHIRIHAGER, from the exons ATGGATGCTATCAAGACGGAACCCGAGATCGATCCTCTGGCAGTACAGCCACGTAATGACGCTATTAAAGAAGAGGAAAATCCTTCAACAGAT GAAGGGAATTTATTGGATCTGCACGTGACTAGGATAAAGGAGGAATGCATGGAGGAGAGCTACAATCACAATCCAGAGATAAAATCTGAAGAAATTATATTGTCCAATAACTTTCCCGTGGTGAAGTGTGAAGCCGAG GAAGAGTTGTGTGATTTGGACACAGTGAAGGACGAGTTGGACCTGAAAGTTGCAGGTGAAGAGAATGAGATTTTGTCTGATAG TGTTGCGGATAATGTTGAGAAGCCCGAGTCATCAGGATGCGACGGGATTCCTCGTGACGAACTCAAAGTGACACAGAATGGCAGCTGTGGATTAGTTGGTGACATAGGCCATGATTCTgttaagtgtaatgtatgtaacaaGGTTCATGTAACGCCGCAATCTCTAAAAGGTAATGTCCGAATTCATACTTTCAAAAAGTCATtgaaatgcgatgtctgtggaaaagGTTTCTCGGTATTGGCACAACTATCAAAACATTCCCGCATACACACAGGGGAGGGGCCATacaaatgcaatgtttgtggaaagtgtttctcacagTCGGGAAACTTAAAACGACATACACTCGTACATacaggcgaaaggccattcaaatgcgaaatCTGTGGAATGTGTTTCACTCAGTCGGGaaacttaaaacaacacagaCGCATACACActggcgaaaggccattcaaatgcgatgtctgtggaaaatgtttctcccAGGCGGGAATATTAAGAAAACATATACACTCTCACACACGCGAAAAGCCATTCAAGTGCGATATCTGTGGAACGTGTTTCTCACAATTGGGAAATCTGAAAAAACATATAAGCTTACACACAGGTAAGAGACTGTTTAAATGTCAAGTTTGTGAGAAGTTTCTTTCGAGCCAGGGAAATCTCAAAGCACATGTCCGTCTACATACAGGCGAAAGACAATTCCAATGCGATGTGTGCAGGAAGTGTTTTGCACGATCATCGGATGTAAAGGAACACAAACGAGTACATACAGGTGTAAGGCCATTTGTATGTCATGTGTGTGGAAAGTCTTTTACACATTCGTCCACTTTAAAGAACCATGAACGAGTACATACGGGCGAGAGGCCATTGAAATGCGAAATTTGCGAAAAGTTTTTCTCGCGATCGGGAACCTTAAAAGAACATGCACGCATACATACAGGAAAGAGAGAAATTAAATGCGAAGTATGCGGAAAGAATTTTACTGAAGCGTCAAGTCTCATAAGACATTCACGCGTACACACAGGTGAGAGACCATATAAATGCAATATCTGTGGAAAGTGCTTTTCTGTATCTGGACATCTGAAAAGCCATGAATTCCTTCACACTGGGGAaagacctttcaaatgtgatatctgtggaaaatgtttcGCACTTAAAGATCGACTAAGAGAACATATACGCATACACGCAGGGGAGAGATAA